One genomic segment of Paenibacillus durus includes these proteins:
- the ppaX gene encoding pyrophosphatase PpaX, protein MIECVLFDLDGTIVNTNELIISSFMYALQQHAQPAITREQMIPHMGTSLPDQLKAFTNLEDVSALEASYRHYQVEYHDELIRSFPNVNETLEELRRREIKLGVVTTKIRPTTIRALEMFDLQQYMDTVVTLNDVTKLKPDPEPVLTAVRNLGVNPEKTLMVGDSGVDIQSAKAAGVLAAGVAWSLKGEDTLRKYGPDFILQDMTDLYEIVSGGTVKP, encoded by the coding sequence ATGATTGAATGTGTTCTATTTGATTTGGACGGCACGATCGTCAATACGAATGAGCTGATTATCAGCTCTTTTATGTACGCACTGCAGCAGCATGCTCAGCCAGCAATTACCCGCGAGCAGATGATCCCCCATATGGGAACCAGTCTCCCGGACCAGCTTAAGGCGTTCACCAATCTCGAAGATGTCTCGGCTCTGGAGGCGTCCTACCGTCACTACCAAGTTGAGTACCACGACGAGCTGATTCGGTCTTTTCCAAATGTGAATGAAACGCTGGAAGAGTTGCGCCGCCGGGAGATCAAGCTAGGGGTTGTAACCACCAAGATCCGGCCCACGACGATTCGGGCGCTGGAGATGTTCGATTTGCAGCAATACATGGATACGGTTGTAACACTTAACGATGTCACTAAGCTTAAGCCCGACCCGGAGCCGGTGCTGACTGCGGTACGCAATCTGGGCGTAAACCCGGAGAAGACGCTGATGGTCGGCGACAGCGGAGTCGATATTCAATCGGCCAAAGCTGCGGGCGTGCTGGCAGCCGGGGTGGCATGGTCGCTGAAGGGTGAGGATACCCTTCGTAAATATGGGCCGGATTTTATTCTTCAGGATATGACCGACCTGTATGAGATTGTTAGCGGGGGAACAGTGAAACCGTGA
- a CDS encoding GntR family transcriptional regulator — protein sequence MQYPTAWLQGVSLGESIACRLRLQIINEQLKAGEVLSENRIAEEFGTSRSPVREALKSLAAEGLIRLERMGAVIVGLNLENVKELYDVRYLIESFAQQRLAGSPQDALIQQLEQTIDRMKLAVKYNDYVEFAYQDFSFHEAIVLQARHTRILHLWNSIRQIVMTVILVTTEQGFAEGEERMNWVADKHRSIVEGLRSQNAETIRQVVQNYFADSMLTLGHALP from the coding sequence ATGCAGTATCCTACCGCCTGGCTGCAGGGTGTCTCGCTTGGAGAGTCTATCGCCTGCCGTCTGAGGCTTCAAATTATAAATGAACAACTTAAAGCTGGAGAAGTTCTCTCGGAGAACCGGATCGCCGAGGAATTCGGAACAAGCCGTTCCCCAGTCCGGGAAGCGCTTAAATCTCTGGCCGCCGAAGGATTGATCCGATTGGAACGGATGGGCGCCGTAATTGTCGGTTTGAATCTTGAGAATGTAAAAGAGCTATACGACGTACGCTATCTTATCGAGAGCTTTGCCCAGCAGCGGCTTGCGGGAAGCCCTCAGGATGCGCTGATACAGCAGCTTGAGCAGACGATTGACCGGATGAAGCTGGCCGTCAAATATAACGACTACGTGGAGTTTGCCTATCAGGATTTTTCTTTCCATGAGGCGATTGTCCTTCAGGCCCGTCATACCCGGATTCTTCATTTATGGAACAGCATCCGCCAGATTGTTATGACCGTTATCCTGGTGACAACCGAACAGGGCTTCGCCGAAGGCGAGGAGAGAATGAATTGGGTCGCAGACAAACACCGAAGCATCGTTGAAGGACTGCGGTCGCAGAATGCGGAAACGATCCGCCAGGTGGTTCAGAACTATTTTGCCGATTCAATGCTGACGCTCGGGCACGCTCTTCCATAA
- a CDS encoding acyltransferase, which produces MSRKVTSYPVEGHNSLWYIYRTVSPWKGIRNFIFIQIARYCPILPLKNWIYRRVLGMKVGKHTAFGLMAMVDVFFPELITVGENSVIGYNTTILAHEYLIKEYRLGKVVIGENVMIGANTTILPGVTIGDGAVVAAGSVVHKDVAAGMFVGGNPLRELKGSRCPETEEEQQEPR; this is translated from the coding sequence GTGAGCAGAAAGGTGACCAGCTATCCGGTGGAAGGGCATAATTCGCTATGGTACATTTACCGGACGGTCAGCCCGTGGAAGGGTATCAGAAATTTTATTTTTATTCAGATCGCCCGCTATTGTCCGATTCTTCCGCTTAAGAACTGGATCTACCGCCGTGTGCTCGGAATGAAAGTAGGCAAGCATACAGCTTTCGGGCTGATGGCTATGGTGGATGTGTTTTTTCCGGAACTGATTACCGTGGGTGAAAATTCGGTTATTGGCTACAATACGACCATTCTGGCGCATGAATATCTGATCAAGGAGTATCGTCTGGGTAAGGTTGTTATCGGCGAGAATGTGATGATTGGGGCCAATACGACGATTCTTCCTGGTGTAACCATCGGCGACGGAGCGGTTGTGGCCGCAGGCTCGGTCGTTCACAAGGATGTGGCGGCGGGAATGTTTGTCGGCGGAAATCCGCTTCGTGAATTAAAGGGAAGCCGTTGTCCGGAGACGGAGGAGGAGCAACAAGAACCGCGCTAA
- the gntK gene encoding gluconokinase: MSTQYMIGVDMGTTSTKSVLFAENGTIVTKADQGYPLYTPSPSIAEQDPEQIFRSVMHTLSAVMRQSGVEAKDILFVSFSSAMHSVIAVDKDGHPLTKCITWADNRSAEQTLRLKNELGGHEIYLRTGTPIHPMSPITKLMWLREEQPEVFEATYKFISIKEYIFLKLFGDYIVDHSIASSTGMMNLERLEWDKEALNIAGIDESRLSRLVPTTYAARGLLPEAAKEIGLLPDTPFIVGASDGVLSNLGVGAIEPGVVAATIGTSGAIRTVADRPVVDPKGRIFCYALTEKHWVIGGPVNNGGMLFRWVRDEFAASEVETAKRLGIDPYDVLTRIAEHVPAGSEGLLFHPYLTGERAPLWNADARGSFFGLTMNHRKEHMIRSVLEGVIFNLYTVMLAVEEQMGRPQRIMATGGFARSALWRQMMADIFDQEVVVPESFESSCLGSAVLGLYAIGRIDSLSAVFGMIGTTHRHLPNKANASVYKQLLPIFISLFRTLESNYEAIAKFQREQAGE; this comes from the coding sequence ATGAGCACTCAATATATGATTGGTGTCGATATGGGAACTACGAGCACCAAGTCTGTGCTGTTCGCGGAGAACGGAACCATCGTAACCAAGGCGGATCAAGGCTATCCGCTATATACCCCCTCACCATCCATCGCCGAGCAGGACCCCGAGCAAATCTTTCGGTCCGTCATGCACACCCTTTCGGCCGTTATGCGGCAGAGCGGGGTGGAGGCCAAGGATATCCTGTTCGTCTCATTCAGCTCCGCCATGCACAGCGTCATTGCCGTTGACAAAGACGGCCATCCGCTGACGAAATGCATTACATGGGCCGACAATCGCAGCGCCGAGCAGACGCTGCGATTGAAGAACGAGCTTGGCGGACATGAGATTTATCTGCGCACAGGTACGCCGATTCATCCGATGTCGCCGATCACGAAGCTAATGTGGCTGCGCGAGGAGCAGCCCGAGGTGTTCGAGGCGACGTATAAATTCATCTCGATCAAGGAATATATCTTCTTGAAGCTGTTCGGGGACTATATCGTGGATCACTCTATTGCCTCTTCCACCGGCATGATGAATCTGGAACGGCTGGAATGGGATAAAGAAGCGCTGAATATTGCCGGCATTGATGAAAGCCGCTTATCCCGCCTTGTGCCGACAACCTATGCCGCCCGCGGACTGCTGCCGGAAGCTGCCAAAGAAATCGGGCTCTTGCCGGATACTCCCTTTATCGTCGGCGCCAGCGACGGCGTTCTCTCCAATCTCGGTGTAGGCGCCATTGAGCCGGGCGTCGTGGCCGCCACCATCGGCACGAGCGGAGCGATCCGTACAGTAGCCGATCGGCCGGTAGTCGATCCGAAAGGGCGGATCTTCTGTTACGCCCTGACCGAGAAGCACTGGGTTATCGGCGGTCCAGTCAATAATGGCGGCATGCTCTTCCGCTGGGTCAGGGATGAATTTGCTGCATCCGAGGTAGAGACGGCCAAACGGCTGGGCATTGATCCTTACGATGTGCTCACCCGGATTGCCGAGCATGTGCCGGCGGGAAGCGAAGGACTGCTGTTCCATCCTTACCTTACCGGGGAGCGCGCTCCGCTCTGGAACGCCGATGCCAGAGGCTCCTTTTTCGGACTCACCATGAACCACCGCAAGGAGCATATGATCCGTTCCGTGCTGGAAGGCGTCATCTTCAATCTGTACACCGTTATGCTGGCGGTGGAGGAACAAATGGGGCGCCCGCAGCGGATTATGGCGACGGGCGGTTTTGCCCGCTCCGCCCTGTGGCGGCAGATGATGGCCGATATTTTCGACCAGGAGGTTGTCGTTCCGGAGAGCTTTGAAAGCTCCTGCCTGGGCTCAGCCGTTCTCGGTCTGTACGCGATCGGGCGAATCGATTCCCTGAGCGCCGTATTTGGCATGATTGGCACAACCCATCGACATTTGCCGAATAAGGCTAACGCAAGCGTGTATAAACAACTGCTGCCTATTTTTATCTCGCTGTTCCGTACCCTGGAAAGCAACTATGAGGCGATTGCCAAATTCCAACGCGAACAGGCTGGGGAATAA
- a CDS encoding ABC transporter ATP-binding protein has translation MAGVRLEHVFKKYPGSDKATVIDVNLDIKDKEFLVLVGPSGCGKSTTLRMIAGLEEISEGKLFIGERVVNDVAPKDRDIAMVFQSYALYPHMSVYQNMAFGLKLRKVKKDEIDRKVREAAKILDIEHLLERKPKALSGGQRQRVALGRAIVRDPQVFLMDEPLSNLDAKLRGQMRAEITKLVKRLETTCIYVTHDQTEAMTMGDRIVVMQAGIIQQAASPEELYNNPENLFVAGFIGSPTMNFISGTLSEVNGTIRFLAENLDVEVPGGKAQLLRSKGYIGKEIILGIRPEDIHEEPVFLEASPNTIFTALVDVTENLGHEMLLYLSGVGKDSVIARVDGRSTTREGSKAKLAIDMNKVHLFDKESELNILLG, from the coding sequence ATGGCAGGCGTACGTTTAGAGCATGTATTCAAAAAATATCCAGGTTCCGATAAAGCAACGGTAATCGATGTCAATCTTGACATTAAAGATAAGGAATTTCTCGTACTGGTCGGACCTTCCGGCTGCGGTAAATCTACGACTTTGCGAATGATCGCAGGGCTGGAAGAAATCTCTGAAGGCAAGCTGTTCATCGGCGAACGCGTCGTCAACGACGTGGCTCCTAAAGACCGCGACATCGCGATGGTATTCCAATCCTACGCCCTGTATCCTCATATGAGTGTATACCAGAACATGGCGTTTGGTCTGAAGCTGCGCAAGGTGAAAAAAGACGAAATCGACAGAAAAGTGCGTGAAGCCGCAAAAATTCTCGATATCGAGCATCTGCTTGAACGCAAACCGAAGGCGCTTTCCGGCGGCCAACGTCAGCGTGTCGCTCTGGGCCGCGCGATCGTCCGTGATCCTCAAGTGTTCCTGATGGACGAACCGCTCTCCAACCTTGACGCCAAGCTGCGCGGACAGATGCGCGCCGAAATCACGAAGCTGGTTAAACGTCTTGAAACCACTTGCATCTACGTAACACATGACCAAACTGAAGCTATGACAATGGGCGACCGTATTGTCGTTATGCAAGCTGGCATCATCCAACAAGCTGCTTCTCCTGAAGAATTGTACAACAATCCGGAGAACCTGTTCGTGGCCGGATTTATCGGTTCCCCGACTATGAATTTTATTTCGGGCACTTTGTCCGAAGTTAACGGTACTATTCGTTTCCTTGCGGAGAATCTGGATGTCGAAGTTCCAGGGGGCAAAGCTCAACTGCTCCGCAGCAAAGGTTACATTGGCAAGGAAATCATCTTGGGCATTCGCCCGGAGGACATCCACGAAGAGCCGGTATTCCTGGAAGCTTCGCCGAACACAATTTTTACCGCATTGGTAGACGTAACCGAGAACCTCGGTCATGAAATGCTGCTGTACCTGAGCGGTGTAGGCAAAGATTCCGTAATCGCCCGCGTGGACGGACGTTCGACAACCCGCGAAGGAAGCAAAGCGAAACTGGCTATCGACATGAACAAAGTTCATCTGTTTGACAAGGAATCCGAACTGAACATTCTGCTGGGATAA
- the lgt gene encoding prolipoprotein diacylglyceryl transferase, whose product MFPLALNPIAFSIGALSVHWYGLILGFGALAGLYLAIREGKRFGIPQEFFMDMLLLGVPSAIIGARIYFVAFKWGEYRNNLLDVFKIWNGGIAIYGALIGAIICGIIYFRYKGYSFWRIADICAPSLLAGQMIGRWGNFVNQEAYGGPVQETFLRNNLHLPDFIVNQMYIEANQAYHHPTFLYESVWSLVGIVLLMVLRRQRFMRAGELFLSYFIWYSVGRFFIEGLRTDSLAFKGGSGLASFINGLWSPMKGLGFEQGYLDPNYGNIRISQLLSLLIIVAAVLLIIIRRTTGAAKDHYSDPIVSSKTHAADPVVMEQPDTPEQNVSVPPSDPNHPTLEEDKKE is encoded by the coding sequence ATGTTTCCGTTGGCTTTAAATCCGATCGCCTTTTCAATCGGTGCTTTAAGTGTACACTGGTACGGCCTGATTCTTGGATTCGGCGCTTTGGCCGGGCTGTATCTTGCAATCCGCGAAGGTAAACGCTTCGGCATACCGCAAGAATTCTTTATGGATATGCTGCTGCTTGGAGTTCCTTCGGCGATTATCGGCGCGCGTATTTATTTTGTAGCTTTTAAGTGGGGTGAATACAGAAATAATCTCTTGGATGTCTTCAAAATATGGAACGGTGGTATCGCTATCTACGGTGCGCTGATCGGTGCCATTATTTGCGGCATCATTTATTTCCGCTATAAAGGCTATTCTTTCTGGCGTATTGCCGATATCTGCGCTCCTTCACTGCTGGCAGGGCAAATGATCGGACGATGGGGCAACTTTGTGAACCAGGAGGCCTATGGCGGCCCTGTTCAGGAGACTTTTCTGCGGAACAATCTGCATCTGCCGGACTTTATTGTAAATCAGATGTACATAGAAGCGAATCAAGCCTATCATCACCCGACATTTTTATATGAGTCTGTCTGGAGCTTGGTGGGCATTGTCCTGCTTATGGTGCTTCGAAGACAACGGTTTATGCGCGCCGGAGAATTATTTCTGTCGTATTTCATTTGGTATTCCGTTGGGCGATTCTTTATTGAAGGGCTGCGGACGGATAGTTTAGCTTTCAAAGGGGGCAGCGGCCTTGCCTCGTTCATCAACGGTTTATGGAGCCCGATGAAGGGACTTGGCTTCGAGCAGGGTTATCTCGACCCGAATTACGGGAACATTCGCATATCCCAGCTGCTGTCGCTGCTAATTATCGTTGCTGCGGTGCTGCTCATTATTATCCGCCGGACAACAGGAGCAGCCAAAGATCATTACTCGGACCCGATTGTGTCCTCCAAGACGCATGCAGCCGATCCTGTAGTAATGGAACAACCTGATACCCCGGAGCAGAATGTCTCCGTTCCTCCATCTGATCCAAACCATCCGACGTTGGAGGAAGATAAAAAGGAGTAG
- the hprK gene encoding HPr(Ser) kinase/phosphatase → MAKKVKVSELVQHFQLEVISGQEGLKRLITVDDLNRPGLEMAGYFEYYPEDRVQLLGKTELAFFSMLPEEERISRIRRIFDDQTPCIVITRSLDVPQELIDVSNEKGLPVLRSSMATTIFSSRLTSFLEGRLAPTATIHGVLCDVYGVGMLITGSSGIGKSETALELVKRGHRLIADDAVEIRQTSDNQLHGTAPELIRHLLEIRGVGIINVMTLFGAGAIRNHKRITLVVRLEAWQQDKQYDRLGLDEETTRIIDTDVPLVTIPVRPGRNLAVIIEVAAMNYRLKQMGFNAALQFTHKLTATISEDMDDLD, encoded by the coding sequence ATGGCCAAGAAGGTAAAAGTATCGGAATTGGTACAGCATTTTCAACTGGAAGTCATTTCCGGACAAGAGGGCCTGAAAAGGCTGATTACGGTCGATGACCTGAACCGCCCCGGCCTCGAAATGGCCGGATATTTCGAATATTATCCTGAAGACCGGGTACAACTGTTGGGTAAAACGGAGTTGGCCTTCTTCTCAATGCTCCCTGAAGAGGAACGGATCAGCCGGATTCGCCGCATTTTTGACGACCAGACGCCCTGCATTGTGATCACACGCAGTCTGGATGTTCCTCAAGAGCTGATTGACGTGAGTAATGAAAAAGGACTACCCGTATTGCGCAGCTCAATGGCGACGACGATCTTTTCCAGCCGTTTGACCAGTTTTTTGGAAGGAAGACTGGCTCCAACGGCGACCATTCATGGGGTTCTGTGTGATGTATATGGCGTGGGCATGCTGATTACCGGCAGCAGCGGCATCGGCAAGAGCGAGACGGCCCTGGAACTGGTTAAGCGCGGACATCGGTTGATTGCCGACGATGCGGTGGAAATCCGGCAGACGTCGGATAACCAACTGCATGGAACCGCACCGGAACTGATTCGGCACCTGCTGGAAATCCGCGGGGTCGGTATTATTAATGTTATGACGCTGTTCGGCGCCGGAGCGATTCGCAACCACAAGCGGATTACGCTTGTCGTCCGGTTGGAAGCATGGCAGCAGGACAAGCAATATGACCGGCTTGGACTGGACGAGGAAACGACGCGTATTATCGACACCGATGTTCCGCTGGTAACCATTCCGGTGCGCCCTGGCCGGAACCTTGCCGTTATTATCGAAGTGGCGGCGATGAATTACCGGTTGAAGCAGATGGGCTTCAATGCCGCACTGCAATTCACCCACAAGCTTACGGCTACTATATCCGAAGACATGGATGATCTGGACTAG
- a CDS encoding acyltransferase, translating into MEQKERIPQLDIFRAISILAVLAIHATSRTLAETLNTPLFHPFLFMNKFSQFAVPSFVFLSGFVLFYNYIDRPLTGKTLGKFYGRRLIYIIVPYVVFSVLYFGLKLYAGNQWSMPPQEMAAKLSKYLLTGTAYTHLYYVIIIIQFYVLFPLLLWCLQKSRPLAAWAPLIGLALQWGFVVLNKYMVNHGYWHVSKGSLAITYFSYFLFGASIAVFYSSLKPWLIPSREGLRSGKWLVWALVWVLWIAAGTAHVELWNSNYTQKTVINSFWFEGAANAHALLSCLVVFQLSFLLYGTGLRLWSRLLVSAGVCSFGIYLIHPVVLYLYRKIDFHGGYLAYALAIAGGWLAALILSWIIVAIAFRYIKYAWVLFGSAPRRPVKQPQNLPQEYRAMD; encoded by the coding sequence ATGGAACAAAAAGAACGTATTCCGCAGTTGGATATTTTCAGGGCAATCTCCATCCTTGCTGTACTGGCGATCCATGCGACTTCGCGTACCCTCGCGGAAACATTGAATACACCGCTGTTTCACCCATTTTTGTTTATGAATAAATTCAGCCAGTTTGCCGTGCCTTCCTTTGTGTTTTTAAGCGGCTTTGTGCTGTTCTACAATTATATCGACCGGCCGCTGACCGGAAAGACACTGGGCAAATTCTACGGCAGAAGACTGATCTACATTATCGTGCCTTATGTCGTATTCTCAGTGCTTTATTTTGGGCTTAAGCTGTATGCGGGGAATCAGTGGAGCATGCCGCCTCAGGAAATGGCAGCGAAGCTGTCCAAATATTTGCTTACCGGAACGGCTTATACGCATTTATACTACGTTATTATCATTATCCAGTTCTATGTGCTGTTTCCGCTGCTGTTGTGGTGCCTGCAAAAAAGCCGCCCTCTGGCGGCCTGGGCGCCGCTTATCGGGCTGGCGCTTCAGTGGGGGTTCGTGGTGCTCAACAAGTACATGGTCAATCACGGTTACTGGCACGTCTCCAAAGGAAGTCTGGCGATCACCTATTTCTCGTATTTTCTGTTTGGGGCGTCGATCGCGGTCTTTTATTCTTCGCTGAAGCCGTGGCTCATTCCGTCACGTGAAGGATTACGGTCTGGCAAGTGGCTGGTGTGGGCGCTTGTGTGGGTGCTTTGGATTGCCGCAGGGACCGCTCACGTGGAGCTGTGGAACAGCAATTATACGCAAAAAACGGTGATCAACAGTTTCTGGTTCGAAGGAGCGGCGAATGCTCATGCGCTACTGTCCTGTCTGGTGGTCTTCCAGCTTTCCTTTTTGTTATATGGTACGGGCCTAAGGCTCTGGTCCAGATTGTTGGTCTCAGCCGGCGTTTGCTCGTTCGGTATTTACCTGATTCATCCGGTAGTTCTCTATTTATACCGGAAGATCGACTTTCACGGCGGCTATCTTGCCTATGCGCTGGCGATTGCCGGCGGCTGGCTTGCCGCGCTGATTCTATCCTGGATTATTGTGGCGATAGCTTTCCGGTACATCAAGTACGCCTGGGTTCTGTTCGGCTCGGCCCCGCGGCGTCCTGTGAAGCAGCCGCAGAATCTGCCGCAGGAGTATAGGGCAATGGATTGA
- a CDS encoding GntT/GntP/DsdX family permease, translating to MNSLFGLSHNATLLVWTLLVIVFLVTLIAKYKWNPFVTLLLSALALGLLAGMEYQKLIKSITGGLGGTLGTIAIVIGLGTMLGKMMAESGGAERIATTLVDRFGEKRVHWAMMLVGFVVGIPVFFEVGLILLIPVVFMVARKTKMSLLQIGIPVLAGLSTVHGLVPPHPAPMIAIDAYGANLGKTILYALIVGLPTAVIAGPLFGKFIGKRIQVQPPTELAEQFATKSVKTLPNFGITLVTILMPVILMLIGSIADILDPEAVHVFTPFAKFIGHEVIALLISAVFSFFSLGFARGFKKEDISRFTSECLAPTASIILIIGGGGAFKQVLIDSGVGGAIASLATQTHVNLIFFGWLVAALIRVATGSATVAMTTAAGIVAPVLAVSSGAPIELVVLATGAGSLILSHVNDAGFWMIKEFFGMSVVQTLKSWTVMETLLSVVGLIFILILSVFI from the coding sequence ATGAACAGTTTGTTCGGGCTTAGCCATAATGCGACGCTGCTGGTATGGACACTGCTCGTTATTGTATTTCTGGTTACACTGATTGCCAAATACAAATGGAATCCGTTCGTCACCCTGCTCCTTTCCGCGCTGGCTCTGGGTCTGCTTGCCGGTATGGAGTATCAGAAGCTGATCAAATCAATTACCGGCGGTCTCGGCGGCACCCTCGGCACAATCGCCATCGTCATCGGCCTAGGAACCATGCTGGGGAAAATGATGGCCGAATCCGGCGGCGCCGAGCGCATCGCCACAACACTCGTGGACCGGTTCGGGGAAAAAAGGGTTCACTGGGCCATGATGCTCGTCGGCTTTGTCGTTGGGATTCCCGTATTCTTCGAAGTTGGTCTCATCCTGCTTATTCCAGTCGTCTTCATGGTCGCCCGCAAAACCAAAATGTCTCTGCTGCAAATTGGAATTCCGGTACTCGCCGGTCTGTCCACCGTACATGGTCTTGTGCCGCCGCATCCCGCGCCGATGATTGCCATTGACGCTTACGGCGCTAATTTGGGCAAAACGATTCTGTATGCCTTAATCGTCGGCCTGCCCACCGCTGTGATCGCCGGACCGCTGTTCGGCAAATTTATCGGTAAACGCATTCAGGTGCAGCCGCCAACGGAGTTGGCCGAACAGTTTGCCACTAAAAGCGTAAAGACTCTTCCAAACTTTGGAATTACACTCGTGACAATCCTGATGCCTGTTATTCTGATGCTGATCGGCTCCATTGCCGACATTCTTGATCCCGAAGCTGTACACGTATTTACGCCATTCGCTAAATTCATCGGACATGAAGTCATTGCCCTGCTGATCTCGGCTGTCTTCTCCTTCTTCTCCCTCGGCTTTGCCCGCGGCTTCAAGAAAGAGGATATCTCCCGCTTCACAAGCGAATGTCTCGCGCCAACCGCTTCGATTATCCTGATTATCGGCGGCGGCGGAGCGTTCAAGCAGGTGCTGATCGACAGCGGCGTCGGCGGAGCCATCGCTTCGCTTGCAACGCAGACTCATGTGAATCTGATCTTCTTCGGTTGGCTTGTGGCCGCGTTGATCCGCGTCGCTACCGGCTCCGCAACCGTAGCGATGACGACGGCGGCCGGAATCGTCGCCCCGGTTCTTGCTGTAAGCTCCGGCGCTCCTATCGAGCTTGTCGTTCTGGCGACCGGCGCCGGCTCACTCATCCTCTCACATGTTAATGACGCCGGCTTCTGGATGATCAAGGAATTCTTCGGCATGTCCGTCGTTCAGACTTTGAAAAGCTGGACAGTTATGGAAACACTCTTGTCTGTCGTTGGCCTCATCTTTATCTTGATTTTGAGCGTCTTCATATAA
- a CDS encoding PucR family transcriptional regulator, with product MDTETLRQKLEQLTGNKTGIKQFGRQQSASLFGAGQEAQEQSVIYEGSLWVPLYESEGRVTALWIEKKGLSPIELQLAQFAAENYAAVLKASGFKEEGEKEARQLSAWLNTQLELDDDAGEIPDDITLKSRLFTDMIPFLLISENTHGSEIAYRPLLKLVRSYFDSSALLIPLQEKEWLILTRKELLTGTEDKDELEESDDEELLAQACMGLHELIASEWVGVFHVSVSSSIIPVKGLAGVITLLRETISLGRIFQVGEYIHLPWGLQLERLVNSIPDGRRRQLLGQFGDYTAVLAEKEMLLTLETFFQMDCNVSETAKKLYIHRNTLLYRLDKIKQETGADVRSFGDAAIMKLTMLLYKVTKRK from the coding sequence ATGGACACTGAAACGTTGCGGCAAAAATTGGAGCAGCTCACCGGTAACAAGACAGGAATCAAGCAATTTGGGAGGCAGCAGTCGGCTTCCCTTTTTGGTGCTGGACAGGAAGCGCAAGAGCAGTCGGTAATATATGAGGGGAGTCTCTGGGTTCCCTTATATGAAAGCGAAGGGAGGGTTACCGCCCTTTGGATCGAGAAGAAGGGGCTTTCCCCGATAGAGCTGCAACTAGCGCAGTTCGCCGCCGAGAATTATGCCGCCGTGCTGAAGGCTTCGGGCTTCAAGGAGGAAGGAGAAAAGGAAGCGCGGCAGCTTAGCGCATGGTTGAACACTCAGCTTGAGCTGGATGATGACGCCGGCGAAATTCCCGATGATATTACTTTAAAAAGCAGACTGTTCACCGATATGATTCCTTTCCTGCTAATCAGCGAAAATACACATGGTTCCGAAATTGCATACCGGCCGCTGCTGAAATTGGTACGAAGTTATTTCGATAGTTCGGCGTTGCTTATCCCTTTGCAGGAAAAGGAATGGCTGATCCTGACCCGTAAAGAGCTGCTAACCGGCACGGAAGACAAGGACGAGCTTGAGGAGAGCGATGACGAGGAGCTATTGGCGCAGGCCTGTATGGGGCTTCACGAATTGATCGCCTCTGAGTGGGTCGGAGTATTTCATGTAAGCGTGTCCTCCTCGATCATTCCAGTCAAAGGCTTGGCGGGAGTGATCACGCTGCTCAGGGAGACGATCAGCCTTGGGCGTATTTTTCAGGTGGGGGAATACATTCATTTGCCTTGGGGGCTTCAGTTGGAGCGGCTGGTCAACAGCATTCCCGACGGGCGGCGCCGGCAGCTGCTTGGACAATTTGGCGATTATACAGCCGTGCTGGCCGAAAAGGAGATGCTGCTGACACTGGAGACTTTTTTTCAGATGGATTGCAATGTCAGTGAAACCGCGAAGAAATTGTACATTCATCGTAACACTCTGCTCTATCGTTTGGACAAGATTAAACAGGAGACGGGAGCGGACGTACGGAGCTTTGGAGACGCGGCGATTATGAAGCTGACCATGCTATTGTATAAAGTGACGAAAAGGAAATAG